A region of the uncultured Bacteroides sp. genome:
CGGCTACAAATAGCAGGCTTTCTGTAATTTCACCGCGAAGTTGGAAAGCAATGTTCTTTGCAGCTTCAGCTGGAAGCGGAGCAACGAACTTGATTAACTTCACGCCATTGATTTCCTGAATATTTTTCAGTAGTTTATCTTTGATTCCGGCTTGCTTTTCCTTCATAAAGTCTTCAACCTGTTTCTTCAATCCTGCATTTTCTTCAATTGATTTGTGGATTGCAGCACCAAGATCGGGTACATTATTGAACAGAGCTTTCAGTTCTGTGAAAGTATCCTGAATATTTTCAAGCATTTCTTCTACTTTTGCACCAGTATAAGCTTCAATTCTTCTCACTCCGGCAGCAACCGAACTTTCAGAAATGATTTTTACCATACCAATGTTTCCGGTAGCAGCCACGTGTGTTCCACCGCAGAACTCAACAGATGAGCCAAAGCAGATAACACGAACTTCATCTCCGTACTTTTCTCCGAATAGTGCAATAGCGCCTAATTCTTTAGCTTCGGCAATAGGAATATTTCTGTATTCATTCAATGGAATGTTCTGACGAATTCTTGCGTTAACAAGGTGTTCCACCTGGCGAATTTCCTCATCGGTCACTTTCTGGAAGTGAGAGAAGTCGAAACGTAAAGAGTCTGGTGATACAAGTGAACCTTTCTGTTCCACATGTTCTCCCAATACTTCACGCAAAGCCTGGTCTATAAGGTGAGTGGCAGAGTGGTTTGCTGCACTGGCTGCTCTCTTGTCTGTATCCACACAAGCCATCATCGGAGCATCAAGATGCTTTGGAAGTTCTTTTGTTATGTGAACGGCAAGATTATTTTCTTTTTTAGTTGCGATAACATCGATAGTCTCGAATTCATTTACAATCACACCTGTGTCACCTACCTGACCACCACTTTCAGCATAGAACGGAGTATGATCAAGCACTAGCTGATAAAGAGTCTGGTTCTTTTGTTTGATCTGACGATAACGCAGAATTTCCACTTCATATTCGGTGTAATCATAACCAACAAAATCTGAAGAACCTTCTTTCAGAGTAATCCAGTCGCCTGTTTCAACAGCAGCAGCGTTACGTGCACGTGCTTTTTGTTGTTGCATCTCAACGTTGAATCCCTCAAGATCTACAGTTAGTCCGTTTTCTCTCAGAATAAGTTCTGTAAGGTCTAATGGGAAACCAAATGTATCATAAAGTGTAAATGCATCTTTTCCATCAATGCTGCTTTTTCCTACGGCTTTCACATCTGCGATAGCCTTGTCCAGCAAGCGGATACCGGTTTCAAGTGTACGAAGGAATGATTCTTCCTCTTCCTTGATCACCTTTCCTATCAATTCTTTCTGAGCAACTAATTCAGGATAAGCATCACCCATATTGTCAATCAGCACGGGAAGCAACTTATACATGAAGGCAGATTTCTGACCTAAGAAGGTATATCCGTAACGAACGGCGCGGCGCAGAATTCTTCTGATTACATATCCGGCTTTTGCGTTTGATGGCAGCTGGCCGTCGGTAATAGAGAATGCAATGGTACGGATATGATCCGCAATTACGCGCATTGCAATATCATTTTGTGTATTCAACCCATATTCTGTTCCCGCCATCTTAGCAATTTCTTTCAGAATTGGTTGGAATACATCAGTATCATAATTTGAAGTCTTTCCCTGAAGAGCCATGCAAAGACGCTCAAAGCCCATACCTGTATCAATTACTTTTGCAGGAAGTCCTTCCAGACTTCCGTCTGCTTTGCGGTTGAATTGCATGAACACAAGGTTCCATATTTCAATAACCTGTGGGTGTGACTGATTTACCAGTGAAAGACCGCTAACAGCTTTCCGTTCTTCTTCAGAACGTAAGTCAATGTGGATTTCCGAACAAGGACCACAAGGACCTGTATCGCCCATTTCCCAGAAGTTATCATGGCGGTTTCCGTTGATAATGCGATCTGCTGGCAAGAATTGTCCCCAGATGGCAGCAGCTTCGTTGTCGCGTTCCAGTCCATCAGCAGGACTTCCTTCAAAGACGGTGGCATACAAAAGGTTTGGATCTAGTTTCAAGACCGTTACCAGGTATTCCCACGCCCATTCAATAGCTTCTTTCTTAAAGTAATCTCCAAAAGACCAGTTACCCAACATCTCAAACATAGTGTGATGATACGTGTCGTGACCCACTTCTTCAAGGTCATTGTGCTTACCACTCACGCGCAAACATTTTTGCGAGTCGGCTACACGATGATACTTGGCTGGGTGGTTACCAAGAATAATGTCTTTAAACTGATTCATCCCGGCATTGGTGAACATCAATGTGGGGTCATCTTTAATTACCATTGGGGCTGAAGGTACAATCTGGTGCCCTTTTGATTCAAAGAAAGCTTTAAATGATTCTCTGATTTCTTTTGCTGTCAACATAAGCAATTATATAGTTATCAAGTTAATATTCCGAAAAATGATTTGCAAAGATAGCTCGTTTTATTATTTTTGTACCTATATTGCATGAAAATATTGATGGCTGGCTCATTAAAAACTACTAAAAGGTTTAGTGATGCATGGAGTTTGCTACGCTTTTTGCCCGAAATCGTTGACTTGCAATAGTCTGTTTTCTCCGTTTTATGCTCTACTTTAGTATATTTTGTAGACTGTATTCCGGATTTTGTATTTGATAAGTAATGTTTAAATTGGATATTATGGCATATAATTCTAACAAAGATTTGAAGTTGTATTACTCCATCGGTGAGGTAGCGGCAATGTTTGATGTAAATGAATCTTTATTGCGCTTTTGGGAAAAGGAGTTCCCTATTATTAAACCGAAAAAAAATGCAAAGGGAACACGTCAATATCGAAAGGAAGACCTTGATAATATTCGGTTAATCTATCATTTGGTGAAAGAGAAAGGAATGACTCTTCCCGGTGCCCGTCAGAAACTGAAAGACAACAAGGAACAAACCATTAAGACTTTTGAGGTTATTACTCGCTTGGGGCAGATAAAAGAAGAACTACTAAATATAAAAAAGGAGATAGATGCGGTTTAATCCGTTTCTCTCTCCCTGGTTTGTATAATTATCAGGCATTAGTCTATTCTTCAATACGTTTTACTTCTTTTAAATTCTTAATCTTCCGAAGATTATCGCAGATGGTTTTTACATCTTCCACGTCATGAACATACAATTGAATCTTTCCCTCAAAAATTCCGTCCTTTGCTTCTATTAATAGTTTCTGGATGTTAACGTTCAATTGCTGAGAAATAATCTGTGTAACCTCATTGAGCAAACCTACAGCATCGATGCCATTTAAGTAAAGGAGCACAGGGAATGACAAAGCTTTGTGTGTGTCCCATTCGGCTGCAATTATACGATTTCCATAGCTGCTTTTTAGTTTATTAGCAACCGGACATTGACGTTTATGAATAATGATATCATCGTTTTCGTCCATGTATCCCAGTACATCATCTCCGGGGATCGGCTTGCAACAATCTGCTATTTTATAGCTTTTCTGTATAGTATCTTCAGTAAGCTTTAATATCTTCTTTTTGTCTATTTTCTCTGCAGGTTGTTTTTCTTCCTGTTTTTCTTTCTGATCTTTGCTTGCTCCAAAAGAGAATGTGAGGTATTTTTTCCAGCTTGTTCCCTGCTTTTCATTTAGAATATTCCTGTCGGCTTCTCCTAAAACGAATTTTTTATTGCCAATACAAGCCAGAAACTCGTCTTTATTTCCAATATTGTGCAACTTACACAACTTGTCAATATTAGATGGATCAGGACGAATTTCTTCAGACTTGAAGAATTCTAATAATGAAGTTTCACCTTCTTTCTGGGCATTACGCTGTTCTTTTTTGAGAATCGCCAATATTTTAGCCTTAGCTTTTGCTGTTGTGGCAAAGTTCTCCCATGACGGTTGTACCTTTTGTGAACGGGAAGTAAGGATTTCCACCTGGTCTCCACTTTCCAGTTTATGGCTGAGTGGCACTAGCTTATGGTTTACTTTTGCTCCGATGCAATGGCTGCCTAGAAACGTATGGATGGAAAAGGCAAAGTCCAATGCTGTTGAGTTCTGGGGCATAGTTTTAATTTCCCCCTTAGGAGTAAATACAAATATTTCAGAAGCAAAAAGATTCAGTTTAATAGTATCAAGGAAGTCTATTGCATCCGGCTGAGGATCATCGAGAATTTCTTTGATTGTTCTGAGCCACTTTTCTAGTTCTCCTTCATCTTCACTTCCTCCTCCTTCTTTATATTTCCAGTGTGCCGCGAATCCTTGTTCTGCCACCTCATTCATCCTGTCGC
Encoded here:
- a CDS encoding MerR family transcriptional regulator, translating into MAYNSNKDLKLYYSIGEVAAMFDVNESLLRFWEKEFPIIKPKKNAKGTRQYRKEDLDNIRLIYHLVKEKGMTLPGARQKLKDNKEQTIKTFEVITRLGQIKEELLNIKKEIDAV
- a CDS encoding RelA/SpoT family protein, with amino-acid sequence MDIDKNEQMTDEEMIEKGFQELLNDYLGTRHRKRVEIITKAFNFANQAHKGIKRQSGEPYIMHPIAVAKIVCNEIGLGSTSICSALLHDVVEDTDYTIEDIENIFGPKIAQIVNGLTKISGGIFGANASAQAENFKKLLLTMSDDIRVILIKIADRLHNMRTLGSLLPNKQYKIAGETLYIYAPLANRLGLNKIKTELENLSFKYEHPEIYTEIKGKLKATEAHRDEVFKNFTAPIRSQLDKMGLKYEIIARVKSIYSIWNKMQTKNLPFEEIYDLLAVRIIFSPKNEEEELNECFNIYVSISRIYRPHPDRLRDWVSHPKANGYQALHVTLMGTNGQWIEVQIRSDRMNEVAEQGFAAHWKYKEGGGSEDEGELEKWLRTIKEILDDPQPDAIDFLDTIKLNLFASEIFVFTPKGEIKTMPQNSTALDFAFSIHTFLGSHCIGAKVNHKLVPLSHKLESGDQVEILTSRSQKVQPSWENFATTAKAKAKILAILKKEQRNAQKEGETSLLEFFKSEEIRPDPSNIDKLCKLHNIGNKDEFLACIGNKKFVLGEADRNILNEKQGTSWKKYLTFSFGASKDQKEKQEEKQPAEKIDKKKILKLTEDTIQKSYKIADCCKPIPGDDVLGYMDENDDIIIHKRQCPVANKLKSSYGNRIIAAEWDTHKALSFPVLLYLNGIDAVGLLNEVTQIISQQLNVNIQKLLIEAKDGIFEGKIQLYVHDVEDVKTICDNLRKIKNLKEVKRIEE
- the alaS gene encoding alanine--tRNA ligase, which encodes MLTAKEIRESFKAFFESKGHQIVPSAPMVIKDDPTLMFTNAGMNQFKDIILGNHPAKYHRVADSQKCLRVSGKHNDLEEVGHDTYHHTMFEMLGNWSFGDYFKKEAIEWAWEYLVTVLKLDPNLLYATVFEGSPADGLERDNEAAAIWGQFLPADRIINGNRHDNFWEMGDTGPCGPCSEIHIDLRSEEERKAVSGLSLVNQSHPQVIEIWNLVFMQFNRKADGSLEGLPAKVIDTGMGFERLCMALQGKTSNYDTDVFQPILKEIAKMAGTEYGLNTQNDIAMRVIADHIRTIAFSITDGQLPSNAKAGYVIRRILRRAVRYGYTFLGQKSAFMYKLLPVLIDNMGDAYPELVAQKELIGKVIKEEEESFLRTLETGIRLLDKAIADVKAVGKSSIDGKDAFTLYDTFGFPLDLTELILRENGLTVDLEGFNVEMQQQKARARNAAAVETGDWITLKEGSSDFVGYDYTEYEVEILRYRQIKQKNQTLYQLVLDHTPFYAESGGQVGDTGVIVNEFETIDVIATKKENNLAVHITKELPKHLDAPMMACVDTDKRAASAANHSATHLIDQALREVLGEHVEQKGSLVSPDSLRFDFSHFQKVTDEEIRQVEHLVNARIRQNIPLNEYRNIPIAEAKELGAIALFGEKYGDEVRVICFGSSVEFCGGTHVAATGNIGMVKIISESSVAAGVRRIEAYTGAKVEEMLENIQDTFTELKALFNNVPDLGAAIHKSIEENAGLKKQVEDFMKEKQAGIKDKLLKNIQEINGVKLIKFVAPLPAEAAKNIAFQLRGEITESLLFVAGTEEGGKPMLTVMISDNLVEGGLNAGKLVKEAAKLIQGGGGGQAHFATAGGKNADGLSAAVDKVIELANL